In one Oleidesulfovibrio alaskensis DSM 16109 genomic region, the following are encoded:
- a CDS encoding ferritin-like domain-containing protein — MADLFKAGDIVRAAEEIEIRGEDFYRRLAAASEDEEARRLFHWLMEEEMAHRAIFKAMGERIAPVELPAWADEADYLMYMRSLLDSHALFRPDAVPAEQLGRETALRIAMQFEKDTMLFFAEMRDFVPEAEGRHIDACIAEERKHLKQLMAMLRK; from the coding sequence ATGGCGGACCTGTTTAAAGCCGGCGACATCGTGCGCGCTGCGGAGGAAATTGAAATCCGCGGCGAAGACTTCTACCGCCGCCTTGCTGCGGCTTCGGAAGATGAAGAAGCCCGCAGGCTGTTTCACTGGCTGATGGAAGAGGAAATGGCCCACCGTGCCATATTCAAAGCCATGGGTGAACGCATTGCCCCTGTGGAACTGCCCGCATGGGCCGATGAGGCTGACTACCTCATGTATATGCGCTCGCTGTTGGACAGCCATGCCCTGTTCCGTCCCGACGCTGTTCCGGCAGAGCAGCTCGGCCGTGAAACTGCTCTGCGCATCGCCATGCAGTTTGAAAAGGATACCATGCTGTTCTTTGCCGAAATGCGTGACTTTGTGCCCGAAGCTGAAGGCAGGCATATCGACGCGTGCATCGCCGAAGAGCGCAAGCATCTGAAGCAGCTTATGGCAATGCTGCGCAAATAG
- a CDS encoding HNH endonuclease: MKQAILRAIDDFARGVRPAFYKTPRRWYLVHRGSLYPAKAIWAMATGQGSAGSFNTRDARAGLAEAGFAVRAFEPESVQWPDEDVRLAIRQLQQAADTDPGDDAAETLCPPGMTVREQAVFRRSPVVAARVLLRAGGFCECCGAPAPFVSRADNLPYLEVHHVRPLAEGGADTPANCMALCPNCHRQFHYGIKPPVCALSSSR; the protein is encoded by the coding sequence ATGAAACAGGCCATACTGCGGGCCATTGATGACTTTGCACGCGGGGTGCGCCCTGCGTTTTATAAAACGCCCAGACGCTGGTATCTGGTACATCGGGGCAGCCTGTATCCGGCCAAGGCCATATGGGCCATGGCCACGGGACAAGGTAGCGCGGGCAGCTTCAACACCCGTGACGCACGCGCCGGACTGGCAGAGGCCGGTTTTGCTGTGCGGGCTTTTGAACCGGAATCCGTGCAGTGGCCCGATGAAGATGTGCGCCTTGCCATCAGGCAGCTGCAGCAGGCTGCGGATACAGACCCCGGCGATGATGCGGCGGAAACTCTTTGCCCGCCTGGCATGACCGTGCGCGAACAGGCTGTCTTCCGGCGCAGTCCCGTGGTCGCTGCCAGAGTGCTGCTGCGTGCCGGTGGCTTCTGCGAATGCTGCGGGGCCCCCGCACCGTTTGTCAGCCGTGCAGACAACCTGCCTTATCTTGAGGTGCATCACGTCCGGCCGCTGGCAGAGGGCGGCGCGGATACTCCGGCCAACTGCATGGCGCTGTGCCCCAACTGCCACAGGCAGTTTCATTACGGCATCAAGCCGCCGGTATGTGCATTATCATCGTCGCGCTGA